A single genomic interval of Arachis duranensis cultivar V14167 chromosome 7, aradu.V14167.gnm2.J7QH, whole genome shotgun sequence harbors:
- the LOC107459487 gene encoding WRKY DNA-binding transcription factor 70 produces the protein MEQELLRGRDVANQLLQLLVHRSNNNDEQGLTLILPLAEDLVHQVLRSFTNTILLLNISNNSNNIDDAIFPIKDLSSSSSPSSCQKHEDLDEACKSFHTNNGRGRYKRKTTAPTWEKDNPILLEDGHAWRKYGQKKTMNSKYLRNYYRCSHKHDEGCPAMKHVQRIQENPPLYRTTYYGHHTCKNTNYYNNEESIILEHESKSSMFLSFNNNNNNIIPILRSTKQEAVELVIHDHHDDHSVATHHQSQLYDHYEVDLEYSRHNVAMLSSSSSPSCTDDTTVHQFDNIYYYDFGWDLDFDVLACFDHHQDQITMIM, from the exons ATGGAGCAAGAGCTACTTAGAGGGCGTGACGTGGCAAATCAATTGCTTCAACTTCTTGTTCATAGATCCAATAATAATGATGAACAAGGGTTGACGTTGATCTTGCCACTTGCTGAAGATCTTGTGCACCAAGTGCTAAGATCATTCACAAACACCATTTTGCTCTTGAACATTtccaataatagtaataatattgATGATGCAATTTTTCCCATCAAagatttatcttcttcttcttccccatcAAGTTGCCAAAAGCATGAGGATTTAGATGAGGCTTGCAAAAGCTTCCACACAAATAATGGAAGAGGGCGCTACAAGAGAAA AACAACTGCACCAACTTGGGAGAAGGACAATCCAATTTTACTTGAAGATGGCCATGCATGGAGAAAGTACGGACAAAAGAAGACAATGAATTCGAAATACCTCAg GAACTACTACAGGTGCAGTCATAAGCATGATGAGGGTTGCCCAGCAATGAAACATGTTCAAAGAATTCAAGAGAATCCTCCATTATACCGAACTACCTATTATGGTCATCACACTTGCAAGAAcactaattattataataacGAGGAATcaattattttggaacatgaatCCAAATCTTCAATGTTCCTtagcttcaataataacaataacaatatcaTCCCAATTTTGAGATCAACAAAACAAGAGGCAGTGGAATTAGTGATTCATGATCATCACGATGACCATAGTGTTGCTACTCATCATCAGAGTCAATTATATGATCACTATGAAGTTGATTTAGAATATTCTAGGCATAATGTTGCTAtgctatcatcatcatcatcaccatcttgcACTGATGATACTACTGTTCATCAGTTTgacaatatttattattatgattttggATGGGACTTGGATTTTGATGTCTTGGCATGTTTTGATCATCATCAAGATCAGATTACGATGATTATGTAA